Part of the Longimicrobiaceae bacterium genome, CGCGCTCCATCGCGTCGTCGTTCGCCGCGGCCGCGTGCCGCGCATTCTCGTCGCTCATCCCGTTACCCTGGTACTGCTGAAGTGCCTGCCATTCACCCCCGCCGGCTCGTCCGCGCGGGGTCACAATTCTACCAAACATCCGTCGTGCGGGCCAGTCGTCCGCGGCGTGCAGAATCATCGTTGCGTGATTTCCCACGGTATACGCCGCGTAGCGGACAGATCTACCGCTCGCGCAGCATCACCGTCGGGAGGGAAGCCGCCGTGGCGCACCGTGGTCCGATTCTGTACCGCGCGTGGGCCGATCCCTTCGGAGCGTTCTAACAGCCTTTTTTCAGCGATACTTACGTCCTTTTGCGCCGAGCTTCGCCAAACTTGACAAACTCGCGGACCGCGAATAGGCTTGGGTTGTGCACCTGCGCAATTGCGCAACTAGGGATGTTGAGGAACACTCGGCACAGGCGCAAGATCATGGCGAAAGAGAACGTCTCGATCTACCGGGGCAGCAAGACCGGCGCCTTTTTCCGAGGCGTCGGCCGCACGTTGGACATGGGCGGGGTTACTCGGGGGCAGAAGTACGTCCGCCGAGGCGCCGCGGGGCGTTTCGTGCCCCGCGATTCCGAAGCCGCGGCTGCCGACTGGCAGGTCGTCGGCGAGAACCTGCGTACCGCGGTGGAGAAGGTAACGCAGCAGTGGCCTGCCACGGGCGCCCCGTCGCCTGCGTGACCGGCTCGAAGAAGAAGCGCGATACCCGCTCGGTGCAACCCAGCGCCTCCGTAACCAGGGCCGATGGTGCATCACGGACGTTCTCTGAACCCGTTCCCGCAGCGGTGTCTCAAGGGAACGTCCTCTCGTTTGCGATGGAAGCGAGGCATGGCCCCGTGCCCGACGCTGCGGAGCTGGCGCGATATGCCGACGTCCTGCCGGAGGCGCCGCGGCTGATCTTCGAGGAGTTCCAGCGCCAGGCGTCGCACCGGCGCGCGATGGAAGTCCGGGACATGGAACTCGAGGAGCAGGTAGTCCGCGCGAACATCGCCGCCGAAAAGCTCGGCATGTACACCGCTGTCGTGGTGGTCCTCTTCTTCCTGGCGGCAGCGGTTGGCTTGATCGTCTCTGGACACGAAACCTCCGGGACGATCATCGGCTCCATCGACATCGTAGCGCTTGCGACTGTGTTCGTCGTGGGCCGGTTTACAGACCGCAACAACGAGGAACCGGAGGAGTAGATTAGGGCGCACCCGGTCGGCGTGCGCTCCGCTCATGCTCCAGCCTCCCGGCACACAGCTTTCCGATGAGTTGAACGCGCACCGCAGCTGACATAGCTGGCGCGGACCTACAGACTCCGAACCAAGCCGCCGGCAACCTGCGAGTTGTTGGCGGTTTTTCGTTCTCCAGATCGTCGCACGCGATTGGGCCGGTATGCGACGGTCTGGCGCCGATGGTCAGATCCTCGCGCTGCCGGATAGCTCGGCGGCGCGCTGGAGGGTGCGTTCGAGCTGGCGCTTGCCGGTGACGTACTGGATGGGCCAGGGCTGGGCCGTGTAGCCCAGCTGCGCGGCGGCGTGCAGCGTCCAGTTGGGATCCGCCAGGTGGGGACGGGCCAGCGCGCACAGGTCCGCGCGGCCGGCGGCGATGATGCCGTTCACCTGGTCCGCCTCGGTGATGTTGCCCACGGCGATGGTGGGGATGCCCGCCTCGTTGCGGATGCGGTCGCTGTACGGCGTCTGGTACGTGCGCCCGTACACCGGCTTCGCGTCGGGCGAGGTCTGGCCGGTGGAGACGTGGATGATGTCCGCGCCCGCGGCCGAGAAGGCGCGCGCCACCTGCACCGCGTCGTCGCCCTCCAGCCCGCCCTCCACCCAGTCCGTCGCGGAGATGCGCACCGACATGGGCCTCTCCTGCGGCCACACGTCGCGCATGGCGGCGAAGACCTCCACCGGGTAGCGGAGGCGGTTCTCCAGCGTGCCGCCGTACTCGTCGGTGCGGCGGTTGGCGAGCGGCGTGATGAAGCTGGAGAGCAGGTAGCCGTGCGCGCAGTGC contains:
- a CDS encoding DUF2335 domain-containing protein, which gives rise to MTGSKKKRDTRSVQPSASVTRADGASRTFSEPVPAAVSQGNVLSFAMEARHGPVPDAAELARYADVLPEAPRLIFEEFQRQASHRRAMEVRDMELEEQVVRANIAAEKLGMYTAVVVVLFFLAAAVGLIVSGHETSGTIIGSIDIVALATVFVVGRFTDRNNEEPEE